In Corythoichthys intestinalis isolate RoL2023-P3 chromosome 4, ASM3026506v1, whole genome shotgun sequence, a genomic segment contains:
- the LOC130914297 gene encoding uncharacterized protein LOC130914297, which translates to MIFQITNEIPTPNMALHHPHLKSIAHLIPDIDSQAEIMLLLGRDIIRVHKARKQINGPHNLPYAQKLDLGWVIVGNVCLGSVHKPPTVGTFYTITAERPRPTLFDPCPNVFHVKEKYSNVQAINLQTQTGNQSTCDLDHLGCGVFKQTKDDNKVAFSIQDAIFMEIMEKGLKKGADNGWIAPLPFKCPRQRLPNNRSQALNRLTSLKNNFKKKPEMKDHFISFMEKMLKKGRAELAPPLSDSEECWYLPIFGVYHPRKPKQIRVVFDSSAQFNGMSLNDVLLTGPDLNNKLLGVLIRFRKEAVAFTADIEQMFYCFSVQEDYRNFLRFLWFKDNDPSSDILEYRMTVHVFGNSPSPAVAIHGLHQSVQLSELHVDPDVKSFVMRDFYVDDGLKSLPTVKAAIDLLKRTQDVLSKSNLRLHKFTANCKEVMEAFPVEDHAKDLKDIDLNADMLPMQRSLGINWNLQTDCFHFSVDGEIKPYTRRGVLSTINSLYDPLGFVAPVIIQGKAILRELTIEKGDWDSPLPQQMEDVWKSWRGSLKELSQLSIPRTYTPISPSSAVRRELCVFSDASTKAIAAVAYLKVIDAAGDSHIGFVMGKAKLTPLPEQTIPRLELCAAVLAVELADLISEELDLQLDATTFYTDSKVVLGYISNETRRFYVYVSNRVLRIRRSSHSSQWHYVSTEQNPADHATRSVPAGQLSATNWFRGPKNLCATKNNIAEIHYDLVDPSSDPDVRPLVSTLSTIATVKLLGSQRFSRFSSWRSLIRAITRLIHIARLFNTTFRGNKLCQGWHYCKSECTVEESTQAVHVIMQTVQHETYSQEIQCIQKREKIPKSSPLKNLDPFLDKHNLLRVGGRLHNANLDQVEKTPLIVPGKHHVAALLVKHYHEQTQHQGQLFTEGAVRTAGFWIVGGKRKVSSIIYQCVTCRRLRAPLTVQKMANLPADRLSTDPPFTNVGLDVFGPWNVCSRRTRGGLSHSKRWAVLFTCMSVRAVHIEIIESLDTSSFINALRRFLAVRGPVKHIRSDRGTNFVGACKDLKIPSNIDGTTLKNYLSNQGCSWSFNPPHASHFGGAWERMIGLARRILDSMFLRLKDKLTHEVLVTFMAEVAAIINNRPLVPVTSDSDDPFMLTPAALLTQKVNSLPAPLGEFGASDLYKCQWRQVQHLSNTFWDRWWKQFLPTLQPRKKWQTVHQDIKPGSVVLLKDSQTARNEWPLGLITKTFPSQDGKVRQAEVKVIKPGGSTLFLRPVTEIVLLVPSDA; encoded by the coding sequence ATGATATTCCAAATAACAAATGAAATTCCAACTCCTAACATGGCGCTTCATCACCCTCATCTCAAGTCAATTGCACATCTCATCCCAGACATTGATTCACAAGCTGAAATAATGCTTCTGCTGGGTCGAGATATCATCAGAGTTcataaagcccgcaaacagatcAACGGTCCACACAATTTACCATATGCTCAGAAACTGGACTTGGGGTGGGTCATTGTGGGCAATGTTTGTCTAGGCAGTGTTCACAAACCACCAACAGTTGGCACCTTCTACACCATCACTGCTGAAAGACCACGTCCTACTCTCTTCGATCCATGTCCTAATGTGTTTCATGTAAAAGAAAAGTACAGCAACGTGCAAGCCATAAATCTGCAAACACAAACGGGAAATCAATCAACCTGTGATCTTGACCACTTAGGATGTGGAGTGTTTAAACAGACTAAAGACGACAACAAAGTGGCCTTCTCCATCCAGGATGCCATCTTTATGGAAATCATGGAGAAAGGACTGAAAAAAGGCGCAGACAATGGTTGGATTGCCCCGTTACCGTTCAAGTGTCCACGTCAacggttgcccaacaacaggtcTCAAGCGTTGAACCGTCTTACGTCTCTCAAGAACAACTTTAAAAAGAAACCTGAAATGAAAGACCACTTCATCAGCTTCATGGAGAAGATGTTGAAAAAAGGTCGTGCAGAACTAGCCCCTCCATTAAGTGACAGTGAAGAATGCTGGTACTTGCCAATATTTGGTGTGTACCACCCAAGGAAACCAAAACAAATAAGAGTTGTTTTCGATTCCAGTGCTCAATTCAATGGCATGTCACTCAACGATGTGCTTTTGACTGGACCTGATCTAAACAACAAATTGCTCGGTGTACTCATAAGGTTCAGGAAAGAAGCTGTTGCCTTTACAGCCGACATAGAGCAAATGTTctattgtttttctgttcaaGAAGACTATAGGAACTTCTTGCGTTTCTTGTGGTTCAAGGACAATGATCCATCAAGCGACATTTTGGAGTACCGGATGACAGTCCACGTTTTTGGTAATAGTCCATCACCTGCAGTGGCCATCCATGGTCTCCATCAATCTGTCCAACTCAGTGAGCTTCATGTTGACCCCGATGTCAAAAGTTTTGTCATGCGAGATTTCTACGTCGATGACGGTTTAAAGTCTTTGCCGACAGTCAAGGCTGCCATCGATCTGCTAAAGAGAACTCAGGATGTTCTCTCCAAATCCAACCTGCGACTACACAAATTTACAGCAAACTGCAAAGAGGTCATGGAAGCTTTTCCAGTTGAAGATCATGCAAAAGACCTTAAAGACATAGACCTCAACGcagacatgttgccaatgcaacgTAGTCTTGGAATCAACTGGAACCTTCAGACTGATTGTTTTCACTTCAGCGTCGATGGAGAGATCAAACCGTACACGCGGCGAGGTGTTCTATCAACAATTAACAGCCTTTATGATCCTCTGGGGTTTGTAGCACCAGTGATCATACAGGGCAAAGCTATTTTGAGAGAACTCACCATTGAGAAGGGTGATTGGGACTCACCACTACCCCAACAAATGGAAGATGTGTGGAAGTCCTGGAGAGGATCTTTGAAGGAACTGTCTCAACTCTCTATACCCAGAACTTACACACCCATCTCACCTTCATCTGCTGTCAGAAGAGAGTTATGTGTTTTTTCTGACGCTTCAACAAAGGCTATAGCAGCTGTGGCATATTTGAAAGTCATCGATGCTGCAGGAGATAGTCATATAGGATTTGTAATGGGCAAAGCAAAGTTGACTCCTCTTCCAGAGCAAACAATTCCAAGGTTGGAACTCTGTGCTGCAGTGCTCGCGGTAGAGTTAGCAGACCTAATCTCAGAAGAGCTCGACCTCCAGCTGGATGCCACAACCTTTTATACAGACAGCAAAGTAGTTTTGGGCTACATTTCCAATGAAACCAGGCGCTTCTACGTTTACGTAAGCAATCGGGTGCTACGTATTCGAAGGTCTTCACATTCAAGTCAGTGGCACTACGTCTCAACAGAACAAAATCCTGCTGATCATGCAACACGTTCTGTCCCTGCAGGCCAACTGAGTGCTACTAATTGGTTCAGAGGACCCAAAAACTTGTGcgcaacaaaaaataacatcgcAGAGATCCACTATGATCTTGTAGACCCGAGTTCTGACCCAGATGTACGTCCTCTGGTGTCCACTTTGAGTACCATAGCAACAGTCAAGCTGCTTGGTTCACAACGATTCTCAAGGTTCTCGTCTTGGAGGTCACTGATTCGAGCTATTACTCGACTTATACATATAGCTCGTCTTTTCAACACAACTTTCAGAGGCAACAAATTGTGTCAAGGTTGGCATTATTGCAAATCAGAGTGCACGGTGGAAGAATCTACACAAGCAGTACACGTGATTATGCAGACGGTGCAGCATGAAACCTACAGCCAAGAGATCCAGTGCATCCAAAAACGTGAGAAAATTCCTAAGAGCAGTCCTCTCAAAAACCTGGATCCATTCCTTGACAAGCACAACCTGTTGAGAGTTGGTGGCCGCCTCCACAATGCAAACCTCGATCAAGTTGAAAAGACTCCGTTGATTGTTCCCGGTAAGCATCATGTTGCCGCCTTGCTTGTAAAACATTACCATGAACAAACTCAACACCAAGGCCAACTGTTTACGGAGGGAGCTGTCCGTACAGCAGGGTTTTGGATAGTTGGTGGCAAGAGAAAGGTGAGCAGCATCATTTACCAGTGTGTGACCTGTCGAAGACTCAGAGCTCCTCTCACTGTTCAAAAAATGGCCAATCTACCTGCGGATCGCCTCTCGACAGATCCTCCCTTCACAAatgttggattggatgtcttcgGCCCTTGGAATGTCTGTTCCCGTCGAACAAGAGGAGGTCTTTCACACAGCAAACGGTGGGCTGTCCTTTTTACATGTATGAGTGTCAGGGCAGTTCATATTGAGATCATAGAATCTCTTGACACGTCCAGCTTTATCAATGCGTTAAGGCGCTTCCTTGCGGTTCGCGGTCCTGTGAAACACATTCGTTCAGACCGCGGCACCAATTTTGTCGGTGCTTGCAAAGACTTGAAGATACCATCAAACATTGATGGCACAACACTGAAAAACTACCTATCAAACCAGGGTTGTTCTTGGAGCTTCAACCCTCCACATGCATCTCATTTCGGCGGAGCATGGGAACGGATGATAGGACTTGCAAGAAGGATTTTGGACTCAATGTTCCTGCGCTTGAAAGACAAACTTACCCACGAAGTGTTGGTTACATTCATGGCAGAAGTAGCAGCAATCATCAACAACAGACCTCTTGTTCCTGTGACAAGTGACTCTGATGATCCATTCATGCTTACACCAGCTGCACTTCTGACACAAAAGGTGAACTCTCTTCCAGCACCTCTTGGTGAGTTTGGAGCTTCAGATCTCTACAAGTGCCAGTGGCGACAAGTCCAACACCTGTCAAACACATTCTGGGACAGGTGGTGGAAACAATTCCTCCCAACACTGCAACCACGCAAAAAATGGCAGACCGTTCATCAGGACATCAAGCCAGGGAGTGTTGTTCTTCTCAAAGACAGTCAAACAGCAAGAAATGAATGGCCGCTTGGACTAATAACAAAGACTTTCCCGAGTCAGGATGGAAAAGTACGTCAAGCCGAGGTCAAGGTCATCAAACCAGGAGGATCAACGCTTTTCCTCAGGCCTGTCACTGAGATCGTGCTTCTTGTTCCTTCAGATGCATAG